The following DNA comes from Eretmochelys imbricata isolate rEreImb1 chromosome 2, rEreImb1.hap1, whole genome shotgun sequence.
tcaTCACTCACTTGCccagaattaaaaaaattgagGGTAGTCGTTGTTCCATTTTGTTATGGCCATAACCCAATACATTTGTGATGTGTCTCCTGATGCTCATCGGCAGCGCAAAACTAACCAACACTGTTTCTATGCGTGGATGCCTTTCTAGAGAGTTAATCGATAATGGGACATGGGCAGAACAGTAAACCTAAAGCTGCAGTTTTTagaaatacagcaaaacaaatgGTTTACCCAAGGAAGAGGGACAATCTCTGCAGAAAAAGAAGTGTTACTGTCCTGCTCCCGAGAGGGTATTACCATGACggagaataaaaaagaaaattaaaagaacagGTTCTGTCCTGcaatccttattcaggcaaaactcccacatgACTTCAATAGTGGTGTTACCTGAGGAAAGCTTGTAAAATTTGGCCCTATAATGTTAGTGTCTAGTGGTTTTTCACCCAAGGAGCTCAGGGTAGTTTGGAAACTATTAAACCACAGAACACCCTGGTAAAAGAAGTAAACATTGttagacccattttacagatgcagaaacaaTGGCATTGAGAAATGTAATGACAAGCCCAAGAGTGAACCTGTGGCAGAACAAGGAACAGACCGCAGGATGCCTGAGTCGTAGGCCTGTACTCTGACCTCTAGACCGTGTTCCTGTTTGTGGCAGGATGCTGGCTGAGAAGCTCTTAATCAGCTTCTGCCACTCCAGGCCCAATCAAGGGGAATGGATTGGGAATGGGTGAATAGCCTGGTAGCTGGACGCACCTGTCAGTCTTATTAGTCCAGAGCTATAAAGGCTGagaggaagccagagaagggggggaagggaaaaggtCCAGGTCCAGGTCCAGATACAGCACAGAAGGAAGTGGGAACCTCCTAGTCTGTTGTACGCAAAGTAGTTGTGAAGCCTGTATATAGTTGGGAATTGGTGGTGGAAAACCTTTTGAGAATAAAGAGCACGGGTGTTGCACCAGACTGAAGTGTCCCTGACTCATTGAAGGGGGAGGCGCAGGGGCTAAATACTCAGGGGCGTAACGTGAACCCTGTTACACTGTTTTATAAATGAAAGTAGTTTGCCTCATCCCTTTAAAACATGGTTATTTCTTTCCTTTCTAGAATAttcaggagaaggaagaaaatccGTCGCTCTCTTGCTAGTCTGTTCAGTCTCAGTGCCTCGAATTCATGGCTTAACAGCACTGTCCTTAGCAATATGGAGTCTCCTCATGTAGAGGAGATTTGGAATGATGGAGATAATAAACTAGATGCCAATCCACACTATGGCAATGGTAAGCCCACAGTAACATCGCTAGTATGTGCTGTATTTAGTTAGGCTTGTCTGTTAATGACGGGATCACTGTAGGTGGATAACTATTTCCTTGGTTTTGCGGGGGGACTCTGCTCAAATCAgcatttagagcagtggttttcaaactttttttctggcgccCAGATGAAGAAAATTTTTAATGTCtgcgacccaacagagctggagatgaggaggttgggtgtgggaggagccgcaggtttggggcagagggttggggtgcaggggtgagggctgcagggtggagctgggaatgaggggttcagggtgtgggagggggctctgggctaaggcagggggttggggtctgggagggggtcagggctctgggctgggggttcaggctctggggtggagctggggatgagggggttggagtgcaggagggggctctgggtttgtgggggggctcagggctggggcagaggattggggcatggggttggggtgcaggcttacctccggaggctcccggtcagcggtgcagcgggatgcagaggcaggcttcccgcctattcccgccccggaagcggccagcaggtctggctcctaggcacaggcaCGCAAACTCCGTGCaactctcgcccgcaggcaccaccaccccccagctcctattggccggttcctggccaatgggagtgtggatccggtgctcagggcggggaCAGCGTGCGGAGCCCCATGGGCCCCCTGCATacgagctggacctgctgctggctgcttccggggtgcagcgcggtgtcagaacagaTAGGGACTACTAATTTTTAGTGgccagccaccagggtccctgggtgctgagcaaggagACACAGTGCCTTGCATTCTGTACTGAGTTGCGACCCGaattttgaaaaccactgatttcgAGGACAGATCAGAGACAGAATTTTGCGGAGCAAATTGAGCCAGTAACATGAGACGGTCACAGTGTTTGAATCCATGGAGATCTTTATAACCTAGGAGGGCCTTTTGAAACTGACTTTGGATAGgaagccagtgaaaatgagagatACTCCTGTATTAAATCTGATCATTTGGCCCATTGCTGTTTTCAGTTTGAGTTTTTATATCCTCACTTTGTTAAAATTTATGAAGTTTTGTCTTTAGTCTGCTTCTTTCCCCCTGCATTTTCCTACATATAATGGGTCTGTGCCAATTCCATATCACTAACAATTCAGAAAAATCCTTGTGATTGAGTCATTTCTTATCTTAAAAATCTATCAGCACAGATTCTCCACCCCTTTCCGTTACTGTGAGCTAGGAAAGTTGCAGGTGTGCCTCTTGCAGATGACTCTGAATTTTCTTCTGAATGCAAAATCTGGATGTCACAAAAGCAGCTGATGACTCCTCTTTTTCTAAAGATGTGGAGTTCATTCAGTCAAGAAAACAGTTCAGTGATTCCTCTCCTTGCTCCCAGTTTATGGTAGATGGGTATTTCCATGAAGAGACTTTGGATCATTCAAGTGAGTTATGTTCTTTCCTTCTCAGTTTGTTATTTTTAGAGCTGGTTGacttttttcaaatggaaaaacatggtattgaaaaatggccttttttgaaactggagatttttgcaaaattttaatttggaaaaaaaaacaattttttatactaataaattaataataatatataggTGCCTTAACTGCTCATTGGACATGGTTGTATTGAGATTTTCACTTTAGATTTAATGCCTGTTTTAAGATTATACTATTCTATTGATATATAGTAAATCTTCCACAAATTTCTGGCACGTTGACTGAAATCTTGGTTCTgccaaagtcaatggcaaaactccaattggcGTCAATGGAGCTAGAATTTCATCCTGGTCTttgaatgtaaaaatattttttgagaatttaaaaataaaatctgtgaataaaaataaaaatatgttaatttgtTTGAATtatggacattttaaaaagcccCCTTGACATTTTTTGATGAATTTAAACTTTTCTTGGTCCCTTTAGCAAATAAATTCCCAAATTTTGAGATTTGTAAATTTACACTGTTCTAGTTATTGCAAAATCTAAAAAAcaaattatgttttaaatttgttaaggtgattattttacatttatgaaTACTTCTCATGGCCATTTCCATGTACATCCTTATGTCCATTGTCAAAAATATTTGTCCAGTTACGGTAAGGAAGAATTTATGGgagaatatatttttatatgaCACTTAGAATTCAATTCAGCAGACTTTACAGCTTTCAAAAAAGAGAATGCAGACGTATAGTCTGTCTATATGGAGTATAGAATAATTGGGTTTGCCTCTAGTGGGTTTGATTTAACCCCCCAttgaagactcccattgacttctgtggagctagCCCATGGTGAATATCATAGTAAAGTTTTTGGTAAAGCATCTTTTTTATCACAAATACTTCTTCCTTCACTGAATTTTAGGTTTATAGTTTCAGAGGAGGGCAGCTGGAAGGAAGGACCTGCTTCTTGTATTCTAGTATGTCCAGAAAAAAGAATTATTATTtctaatttgtttccttttttattagAATCCAATGCAGTGAGAAATGTCATTTATCAAATGATTATGCTGTCCACGTGTTTAATCATTTCAGTGTATGCAAGGTAATTTTGATTTCATCTTCATTATAAtcatgctttatttatttatataaaatacccACTGGTGAATAAAACATGACATTTAGGGCCTGCTTTTCAAAGTTAGACATGCACTATTTCAAAGATGCATTTGCAAGCAAATACTTGATGTGTGCACACAGATTAGGTGTTTGGATGCAGATATGACACCTAACTAGCTCTGTGCAAATGCAGGATATGTATGCACAAATCTGCTCTTAGCCTGCATAAATTAGGTGTACAGATATCTATTCCAAATTGTGCACAATAATTTAGCATGTCTGGCATATGAGTTATGCAATTAATTATATAGGAAATACTATTGGGAAATACTaccatttttcaaatttttttttagtttaattgtATTAAGTTGTAATGTATGTCTTTTCAAATAAGTTTTACAAGTAAATATCCTCTAAGAACTAAATTATCTAGTTAGGCTACTTTCCCTTTTGATGTTAATCAAGACTAATAAAATTAAGTGTAATTTTATgtatctaattttaaaatgtagaaaacagtgAACCCAAAAGACAAAGATGATCTTTGAGAGCTATTCACTGCACATAttacagatttttatttctttgactTGATGCATAACCAAACATCCCAGTTAGCAAGGTTTCTGTAAGCTGAACAAAAGAGAATTGGAGCTTCGGGAAATCCATTCTTGCTTCCTTTTCCATTCTTCGGTGCTAATTTGCTGTCTGTAGTCTGTATGGTTTAGTTTTATTATTATAGGTGGAACATAGAGCACTGCTTATAATTAAGATTGTCTAAGTTATTTCATTCTAATGGGTCATTTTCAGATACTTATAGTTTTGTCAAGCCATTATCTTTCAGGCTGAATTTTTGCATATTTATTCGTAATTTAGGAGCACTTTATTTGGAAGtttgagggaaaaaaagagtttAGCTGTTTTCAAGGCCACATGGAGAGGCACCCCtgacctctccctctcccccctcaccccccacctatATACACACTTCTGGGATTATGAACCTGTTTTgcgttgttgttttttaaaagtaatcgCTCTAAGGGCCTGACTTTGGTGGGCTTTCGATCATACCCTAGTGAGCTCAGTTGGGTCTGGAACTCTGAGTCTGAGTCACTGGGAAAAGGTTAGTTTCAATGTCAGTGATGGGACTAGAAGAAATCCATTGAAACTGGTATCACTTGTAATGCCAACAGATTCCAGTCGTTGGTGGCCAGGATCAAACTtggaacctctggagcttaatgcatgagcctctactgcatgagacAAAAGATACATCtctcttagctaaggctatagtAGACTCATCAATCTCCAGCTGGTCTAGGCACTAGAGGGGACAGACTGCCACACTGAGCAGCTATGTGTTACGCTGGAGAGGAAAATCTCAAAACATAGTACTATATATTCCTTCGCATTTGTGTTTTCTTAATACATACTAGCCCAGATTCAGTACATAAGAATATTGTcatatgaaataaaaaagaaCGCACTTGTGAATGCAGAAGGGATCAGCATCATAATGGAATTTTTGAGATACCTGGCTGCAGACAAGTGCCAAGTTTGAAATTATAGTCATGGCTCACCTGATTCTCAAAAAACCACGAATTTCCCTATCTCCTGTGACTTTCATCTGTTTCCCCAGGATTCTGTATATTCAATACAACTTGCATTAGCATCGAGATGCTTTTTTGGGTTGTGCAAGACATATATTTGGACAGGGTATTTGAAAGTTTGAGAAGGGAACCCTTTCAGGGTAACAAAGACCAACAAACTAACGTTTGAGACCTTGTATCAGGTCTTCAGTCTAGATTCTGGGCCCCATTGTCCTCCCTTGCTTTCCTTGTCCCCTTCTCTGGCCTCATGCTACCATACAAGTGattggtaggggaacctggggcCTCTCACTACATTGAACTCCAGCCCAAGACCCTATAACCAGCTGCCAGAGTCTGCTTAAGTCCAACTCCTTGCCACTGGTCCCCTTGGTTTCTTCCTACCATGGTCTTTCTCAGGCCCatattaaccctttcctggccTGTGTGGGGTAAACATTCTATCACATTCCATGACACTAGTCtcttcccagcccctgcctcccattACAAGTCTGAGAATATTGAAGTCCTTAGCTGAAGGTAGCTGGCTGAAGGCTGATCTTGGAATGTGTCCAGTTATTTTATTGTGTTGACCCAATATCTGTCCATCGTACAATCTAAAAACTAGGGTATTTGTTATGATTTCAGATGCTTTCTGGGAGGACGCTTTGCCACTTTGTTGGCCTTTCTGCTGCTGATATTTTTAGTTTGTAAGTAGAGACTTTCTTTATACTTGACATATAATCTTTTGTTGGGTTAGattcaagggccaaattctgtcacAAATTAGATGTGTGTGTACAATTCTCCTTGGTTCAATGAAAGCTATATGTGTgcatttgagggcagaattttccCTTTAATCACTTGTAGAATCATACATTTAAAATTGACTGTTCTTTTGCTCCAAAGATGCTGCCAAGTCATCTTTTATCAGTCTTGTCACATCTTCCAAAACCACCAAATTACGGTAAGCGGTGCAAGAGTATTTCAATATACTTAAGAGCTTTAGATGAAGAGTTTCTATCAATACTCCTTCTGGTCAAAAGATGGCAATGAGTGATCAGTAGGTATTGCAAGAGGCTTTGGCTATTCCTGCTACTTTGTGGTCATGAAAATATTCTTTGTATTTGAATGTTGCCTTTTCATGATTAGCAGTAAatgcagcaaaaaagaaaaatgtaacctATTAAACCATTATCTAGTGGGTCAGCATGAATGGTATAGAAGGAAGTGGTAAATTAGCCTGAGGAGCTGAATAaagtctgtttcttcatttcttaATGTGGCTctgttttaaattgatttaattcaAAGTTTTAGCTATGATTAAAACTTCTCAGCAGGCCCGCCAACAGCAATTCTGGCTCCTGGGCAGAACAGTTAGTTGGCATGGCCTGGGCTACCACATGCCCACCCAGCTGCCTTCGCCACTGCCAGTACCACCCCGCACACGCCTAGGAGCCCTACGGCCTGCCCGGGCAATGTAAAAGGGCCCGGGCTCCTGGCCACTGCTACCGCAGCAGTGGTGGTGGCTGGAGGCCctcgggcccttttaaatcgcttgGGCCCCatggcaattgccccctttgccatTCCTGTCAGTGGACCTGCTTCTCAGTACAGTAAGTGGAAAGGGAAATGTGTAATAAAGTCCTGAATGATATGAGACCAGCAGAGATataggccccagtcctgtaaTCACTTCTACACTTGCTGGACTTCACAAAAGGTAATTCCACTGACCTTCCACACAGCAGAAGTCTGTTCTTAGTTTGTGAAAACTATTTATAGGTGTTGCTGAGGCTAAAAGTATTTGGGAGCCTCTGGATTTCAGTGTGTGGCAAGAGGGGGGATCAAAAGGGCAATATTTCTTTTTCTCAATCAGGGGTAGGCTTTCAAGAGTGCAGTGTAACCTGAGGGAACAGGAGAAGACAGGCAGAAGTTTTATCTTTTGGAATCACAGATCAGTATGTTGGAAGCAGAGTAGTGGAAATGGAGTATAAAGATTGGAGATCGGTGTTGAAATTGTAGATGCTGATATTGTGGGAGGCCAAGATTTCTTAAGAATGGTAATTTATGCACACTTTATACAGGTAGGGACAGATTATGTCACTTTTCCTCACAATGAGTAAGTAGAAAATCCCAATAAATCCACTAGCAGTATTCACAGAGCAGGTTACTAGTCAACATGAGTAAGGTTGGCAGTATCTGGCCCTTAGGGTTCTCCTGATTTTCCTGTCAGTTTGacgctggtgtaattccactgaagtcaggctcTCCCCAGAGACTTCAGGCTTTCAGACCTGCCTACAAGCCTGTCTGTTTGATTGGCTGTCTTTCCCCATTCCCCACCTCCTAAGGAAAAGAAGGTATTTGGGGCACCCACATGCTAATGGGtttcctccttcctctgcacAAGGAGCAGGCAaagccccctcctctccctcttttAAAAGGCCAGAAGTGCTTTTGAAGCATGCAGTCTGTCTGCTCCCCAACTAGCTCTGCAGCCAGGCCTCTTTAGCACCCAGCACTGTGCCCCTCCGTAGGATGAGATGGGGATGGAGAAGGGAACTAAAGAGACTCCCTCCGGGCTTCCTCTCTCCTGGGAGTGAGAGACTGGCTGTCCCAGCCCCTCCTGGACTTCATCCAGCACCACAAGAAGAAtgaggaagcagagcagctgaaggaagaagagaaacccAGCCCTAAGGAAAGgaatggggctgggagcagcagcagaatcTGAAGGAGGCATGTTTGGAGGGCATGACTGATGGTGGAACTGTGAGAGGGCTGATTAACTCTTTGGAGGTCTCTGTGTGAGGGCAGAGCAATGAGCTGGGAGCTGGAATTAGAGCAACTGGCAATGGGACTTGTGGTTCCTCTCCTATGGTTGCGTATGGACCTCAAAAGTATAGGGAATGCATTTCATCTCCTCTCCCCGTGGGCTAAGGGCTCCTGCATCATCAGCAATATCTAGACTGGGTATTTGCTCCAACTACAGTCAACAGTGTAGCTGCTGGCAAGCAATGCCACCGTTTACAAAGTGGTGTTTACCTGTTTGAAACACCAGGGTCACCACCATTGGTACAAATAATGTCtttgcctgtctacactagagattGCATTAGTGTAACTACACCAATGCATGTAATTAGGGGTAGTAGTGTAATCAAGGCCTGATTCAATTTGTCAATTTATGCACATGTATGATCTCCTTTTTTAGTTGGTAGATATGTTACTCATTATACcgtgtaaatgagaagagaagcAGAGCCTTAAACTAGATTGAAATCTTACTAATTTTTCTTCTGCTGTGACTAGGTCATGAACAACCATGTactacaaagaaagaaaataaccttAAACCACAAATGGCCTCTAATGAGACTTTTCAGTTTGCTACATACAATTAGAAGATTAGAGTCTTCTTCTGCCCAAACTCATGTTGAATGGtaccttactcacatgagtagttctgTGGAGTAAAATGATACAATTTGTGTGAGAAAGGTACTACTCCACATGAGCAGAGGTGGCAGAATCGGACTCTCTTTGTATATTGGTTGGCACAAAGCACTGTGAATCCCCATGTTAATTCCCTTCCTTCATGGACTATTGAGAAAAGAAGAAGCTCTGAATTTCCCTCAACATGTCCACAACACTTGTACCTCTGCATTAAAATGATGATTATCATctaagctcatgcttcagggcttcagctatacaccttgtcataaatataaagggaagggtaaacccctttaaaatccctcctgaccagaggaaaactcctctcacctgtaaagggttaagaagcttaaggtaacctctctggcacctgaccaaaatgaccaatgaggagacaagatactttcaaaagctgggaagagggagagaaacaaagggtctctgtctgtctatatgctgcttttgttggggatagagcaagaatggagttttagaacttttagtaagtaatctagctaggtacgtgttagattatgatttctttaaatggctgagaaaagaattgtgttgaatagaataactatttctgtctgtgtatctttttgtaacttaagaatcctagagggattctctatgttttgaatctaattaccctgtaaggtatctaccatcctgattttacagaggggatttctttacttctatttactcctatttctattaaaagtcttcttgtaagaaaactgaatgctttttcattgttctcagatccaagggtttgggtctgtggtcacctatgcaaattggtgaggctttttatccgacatttcccaggaaaggggctggggtgcaagtgttgggaggattgttcattgttcttaagatccaagggtctgggtctgtagtcacctaggcaaattggtgaggctttttaccaaaccttgtccaggaagtggggtgcaaggttttgggaagtatttggggggaaagacatttccaaacagctcttccccagtaaccagtatttgtttggtggtggtagcggccaatccaaggacaaagggtggaatattttgtaccttggggaagttttgacctaagctggtaaagataagcttaggaggttttcatgcaggtccccacatctgtaccctagtgttcagagtggggaaggaaccttgacacacctgtAGGGATCAGGGAGGAATTTTTCTCTCGGTGCACAATGGCCAGATGTATTTGGGTGCGGgttcacctttctctgaagcatcagagattggcgacagctggagaggggacattaGACAGGGCTGACCAGTATTCTGAGGTAGTACAGAGAAATCTCTTTTCTTAAATGCCTGACTGATTGGTCTTACTCATATGCTTACGGTAAAACTGGTCACTAGATATGGGTTTCAGAAAGAAAGTCCCCCCATGTCAGATTTTCAGGCATATCAGGGGCGTTTTCATCCCCCTCTTAGATGGGGTGTGGATTGTCTGCTAGGATCATCTGGGGATATCTCACCCAATTAATTTTCTGCCATTGCAGAGGCCTCAGGTATTGCTAGCACCTCACTTTGTCCTGCTTTCTGactgtggcacacaacagtttacTCTCCTGAGAAATGAAATGCTTTGGTCTACCTAAAGTCACTGGGCTCAATATAGGAATAtctggatgaaatttaatggcccgtgatatgcaggaggccagactagattgTCTAGTGGTCCCTGTTGGCTTTAAACTCTATAAAAACTGTTGGAATCAGGACATACAAAAATGTACacattaattttgacattttcttgcAGGAAATAATTGAAAGACTGACTCGGTAAGTAGAACGTTATAAAGGATTGTAgggtaaggggaaaaaaatactccAGAGAAGAGTGAACGATTCATTCAGATAACTAAGTCTGCAGACTCACCAGCTCAGCTGTGACTTTGTCAGATTTCTATGAGCTAATTCTGGTTAGACTTGCTCAGTAGTGGAATGGAAGACCTTCAAAGAAAAACCAGGTGCTTAGGAAGAGGTTTGGGTGATTCAACAGATTGCAATCTTGACTCTTAAGTTTGCATTGTGTTAATATGCTGCTGAGGGTGCTGTCTGTAAGATGAGCTGTACAACTAAAGTATTGTCCATTTGTGCTGAAAAGATCCCATGGAGCTTTTCACCAGTAATGGGTTTTAGCCCTAGTATCCTCATCAGATTTCAGTATAACTAATTCCATCTAAACCTCCTTTCTGGTTTCATTTGGATAAAGTATTCTTCATTTTCTGCCCTAACT
Coding sequences within:
- the TMEM71 gene encoding transmembrane protein 71 — protein: MYRISQLMSTPAARKCFSVADKEPRQSLSPEHILPSYTYAFLDSDTSYECCSINPLTGSLFTCRRSPRLLTNGYYILTEDSFVSDEDGNVTLTPSQTSVTYKEKLVRIFRRRKKIRRSLASLFSLSASNSWLNSTVLSNMESPHVEEIWNDGDNKLDANPHYGNDVEFIQSRKQFSDSSPCSQFMVDGYFHEETLDHSKSNAVRNVIYQMIMLSTCLIISVYARCFLGGRFATLLAFLLLIFLVYAAKSSFISLVTSSKTTKLRK